In a genomic window of Feifania hominis:
- a CDS encoding DUF4387 domain-containing protein, with product MKHYRLIDEALVIRSKNSGPYELTLDIIFKEWEMFRSVCAAGVINEALVCKLYGITPDKVINIIQFEPAKAIKITIERPIASGALGETDVYGAQQHAPLLKIEYDLDD from the coding sequence ATGAAACACTACCGACTGATCGATGAGGCCCTTGTCATTCGCAGCAAGAACTCGGGCCCCTATGAGCTGACGCTCGACATCATTTTCAAAGAGTGGGAGATGTTCCGAAGTGTCTGTGCGGCGGGCGTCATCAACGAGGCGCTTGTCTGCAAGCTCTACGGCATCACGCCGGACAAGGTCATCAACATCATCCAGTTTGAGCCGGCCAAGGCGATTAAGATCACCATTGAGCGGCCCATTGCCTCGGGCGCGCTCGGGGAGACTGACGTCTACGGTGCGCAGCAGCATGCGCCGCTGCTGAAAATTGAGTATGACCTCGACGACTGA